A section of the Falco rusticolus isolate bFalRus1 chromosome Z, bFalRus1.pri, whole genome shotgun sequence genome encodes:
- the FAM240A gene encoding protein FAM240A has translation MNSQYIRHEVRGCETSDLRNFWEKTIEQQTRYLQIEKERQQKSALTKLRNEWMERLEKRIKMLRTQPEDPSS, from the exons ATGAATAGCCAATATATACGTCATGAAGTCCGGGGATGTGAAACCAGTGACCTGAGGAACTTCTGGGAAAAGACTATTGAACAACAAACTCGGTATCTGCAAATTGAAAAAGAACGTCAGCAAAAAAGTGCTCTGACAAA GCTCAGAAATGAATGGAtggaaaggctggaaaaaaggATAAAGATGTTGAGGACCCAACCTGAAGACCCGTCTAGTTGA